In Halorhabdus rudnickae, the following proteins share a genomic window:
- a CDS encoding ring-cleaving dioxygenase: MRDIPGIHHVTAIGSDPGENLAFYTETLGLRLIKRSVNQDDTSVYHLFYGDHSGSPGTSMTFFPYPGARPGRVGTGQVSTTQFLIPAEAIDYWVDRLAEAGVDAGDPHERFGDTVLSFEDPDGLPLELIGVENAPAGDPPEGPVPAEHAIRGFYGVTLALSETDATERVLETMGYERTGNEGNRLRYETDGDLGYVVELLDDPDVADGRPGAGTIHHVAFRVTSDDQADWREKLQHLGLRPTEIIDRKWFESVYTRTPGGVLFEYATEGPGYTVDEDLEGLGERLVLPEWLEDRRGQIESGLPSLSTDG, from the coding sequence ATGCGCGACATCCCCGGTATCCACCACGTGACAGCGATCGGGAGCGATCCCGGTGAGAACCTGGCGTTCTACACCGAGACACTCGGCCTCCGGCTAATCAAACGGAGCGTCAACCAGGACGACACCTCGGTCTATCACCTCTTCTACGGCGACCACTCGGGATCGCCGGGCACCAGCATGACCTTCTTCCCGTACCCCGGCGCACGGCCGGGGCGGGTCGGCACCGGGCAGGTCAGCACGACGCAGTTCCTGATCCCTGCCGAAGCCATCGATTACTGGGTCGATCGCCTCGCCGAGGCAGGCGTCGACGCGGGAGACCCCCACGAGCGCTTCGGCGACACTGTCCTCTCATTCGAGGATCCCGACGGCCTCCCCCTGGAACTGATCGGCGTCGAGAACGCTCCTGCCGGCGATCCGCCGGAGGGGCCGGTCCCCGCCGAGCACGCGATCCGCGGGTTCTACGGCGTGACGCTCGCGCTGTCGGAGACCGACGCCACGGAACGGGTCCTCGAGACGATGGGCTACGAACGGACGGGAAACGAGGGGAACCGGCTCCGCTACGAAACCGACGGGGACCTCGGATACGTCGTCGAGTTGCTCGACGATCCCGACGTGGCCGACGGGCGACCTGGTGCGGGGACGATCCACCACGTCGCGTTCCGCGTCACCAGCGACGATCAGGCCGATTGGCGCGAGAAGTTACAGCACCTGGGACTGCGCCCGACGGAGATTATCGACCGCAAGTGGTTCGAGTCGGTCTACACCCGGACACCGGGCGGTGTCCTCTTCGAGTACGCCACGGAGGGGCCGGGGTATACAGTCGACGAAGACCTCGAAGGGCTGGGCGAACGGCTCGTCCTGCCCGAGTGGCTCGAGGACCGCCGCGGGCAAATCGAGAGCGGACTGCCGTCGCTGTCGACTGACGGTTGA
- a CDS encoding universal stress protein translates to MEVLVGVGGTGRSFEALESTVERAKQADDELTVAVFDDPSAGLTRAQVRDRVREIVTERGVDPPLMEVDGDPGSQLVQIAETGGFNQLVIGNGARTPMGKIQLDSIAQFVLFNSHVTVKLVR, encoded by the coding sequence ATGGAAGTCCTGGTGGGTGTCGGCGGCACGGGGCGGTCCTTCGAGGCGCTTGAGAGTACCGTCGAGCGGGCAAAGCAGGCGGACGATGAACTTACAGTGGCGGTCTTCGACGACCCATCGGCGGGCCTGACCAGGGCACAGGTACGGGATCGAGTGCGGGAGATCGTGACCGAGCGCGGGGTTGATCCACCCCTCATGGAGGTCGACGGCGATCCCGGATCACAGCTCGTACAGATCGCCGAGACCGGCGGGTTCAACCAGTTGGTGATCGGAAACGGGGCGCGGACGCCGATGGGGAAGATCCAGCTGGACAGTATCGCACAATTCGTCCTCTTTAACTCCCACGTCACCGTAAAGCTCGTTCGATGA
- a CDS encoding GNAT family N-acetyltransferase, with protein MNESPPLEPPPVTFVDEEGRPIRIERSEGDRDALVTMYDSFAPHQRAQGLPPAGRQRIEEWLTTIEAGLHVIAWHDDRAVGHAALLAGPEDHELMIFVHQDYQLAGIGSRLIRALLACGREADVEDVWLCVRPSNSVAVSLYRSVGFEPVESGETELEMSLTFEES; from the coding sequence ATGAACGAGTCTCCCCCGCTGGAGCCACCGCCGGTGACGTTCGTCGACGAGGAGGGGCGACCGATTCGGATCGAACGGAGCGAGGGGGACCGGGACGCCCTGGTCACCATGTACGACAGCTTCGCACCGCACCAACGCGCCCAGGGACTCCCACCGGCCGGTCGCCAGCGCATCGAAGAGTGGCTGACGACGATCGAGGCAGGGCTGCACGTGATCGCCTGGCACGACGATCGAGCAGTGGGTCACGCCGCATTGCTGGCTGGCCCGGAGGATCACGAACTGATGATCTTCGTCCACCAGGACTATCAGCTCGCAGGTATCGGTTCCCGGCTGATCCGTGCGTTACTCGCGTGTGGACGCGAGGCCGACGTCGAGGATGTCTGGTTGTGTGTCAGGCCGAGCAATTCGGTCGCGGTTTCGCTGTACCGCTCGGTCGGGTTCGAACCGGTCGAGTCCGGTGAAACTGAACTCGAGATGAGCCTGACCTTCGAGGAGAGCTAG
- a CDS encoding winged helix-turn-helix transcriptional regulator, whose product MSPETVTGTETIDEQNAEACPVVEAVEQIGSEWRLIVLQNLTDGEQRFNELKRSTGASSRTLSRVLDDLEDTGLVDRRVEDRPIATYYSLTEKGEALCPVFAELESWAGEWIESVEG is encoded by the coding sequence ATGTCACCCGAGACAGTCACCGGGACAGAGACGATTGACGAACAGAACGCCGAGGCCTGCCCAGTCGTCGAGGCGGTCGAACAGATCGGCTCGGAGTGGCGCCTGATCGTACTACAGAATCTGACCGACGGCGAACAGCGGTTCAACGAACTCAAGCGCTCGACGGGCGCGAGCTCGCGGACACTCTCGCGAGTCCTCGACGACCTCGAGGATACCGGGTTAGTCGACCGTCGTGTCGAGGATCGACCGATCGCGACGTACTACTCACTGACCGAGAAGGGCGAAGCGTTGTGTCCGGTTTTCGCGGAACTGGAATCCTGGGCGGGAGAGTGGATCGAGAGCGTCGAGGGGTGA
- a CDS encoding DoxX family protein, translated as MAFTGTEGAILLAGRVLFGVVLAFMGLNHFQQREAMTGYAEHKGLPAPGFSVIASAVVLIAGGLSIVVGFYPVVGAMAIAGFLLVAAATMHDFWAVPEDQQQDEMTQFLKNVVMAGGALIVAAVASQSWTYSVGVGLF; from the coding sequence ATGGCGTTCACTGGAACCGAGGGGGCAATCCTCCTCGCTGGTCGCGTGCTGTTTGGAGTCGTCCTGGCGTTCATGGGGCTGAATCACTTCCAGCAGCGCGAGGCGATGACCGGCTACGCCGAGCACAAAGGTTTGCCCGCCCCCGGCTTCTCGGTAATCGCGTCGGCTGTTGTCCTCATCGCGGGGGGACTCAGTATCGTCGTCGGGTTCTATCCCGTCGTCGGTGCGATGGCCATCGCCGGGTTCCTGCTGGTCGCCGCGGCGACGATGCACGACTTCTGGGCAGTTCCCGAGGACCAGCAGCAAGACGAGATGACACAGTTCCTGAAGAACGTCGTGATGGCTGGCGGGGCGCTTATCGTCGCCGCGGTCGCCAGCCAGTCCTGGACGTATAGCGTCGGCGTCGGTCTCTTCTAA